The proteins below are encoded in one region of Alistipes communis:
- a CDS encoding DUF1573 domain-containing protein — protein sequence MRNVSSRPPVAVYGRTPFPFGGKALFLLTLCLFLSAGAAAQRRAARIKADSIAATYAGRVQGGAHLHFYETTHDFGDIPRKGGNLVREFEFVNDGTEPLVLLRVLTSCTCTKASFSKRPVAPGERGVVKVIYEPHKKEPGAFSKVIQIFSTSIEGRNVLTVRGNSIDVKKL from the coding sequence ATGCGAAATGTCTCTTCCCGACCGCCGGTCGCCGTATACGGCCGGACACCGTTCCCGTTCGGCGGCAAAGCGCTGTTTCTGCTGACGCTCTGCCTGTTTTTGTCGGCGGGTGCGGCGGCACAGCGCCGCGCCGCACGTATCAAGGCCGATTCGATCGCCGCGACCTACGCCGGCCGCGTGCAGGGCGGCGCTCATCTCCATTTCTACGAGACGACGCACGATTTCGGCGACATCCCCCGCAAGGGCGGTAATCTGGTGCGTGAGTTCGAATTCGTGAACGACGGGACGGAACCGCTGGTGCTGCTGCGCGTGTTGACTTCGTGTACCTGCACGAAAGCCTCCTTCTCGAAACGGCCCGTAGCACCGGGCGAGCGCGGCGTCGTCAAGGTGATCTACGAGCCGCACAAGAAGGAGCCCGGGGCTTTCAGCAAGGTGATTCAAATCTTTTCCACCTCGATCGAGGGGCGCAATGTCCTTACGGTGCGGGGAAATTCGATCGACGTAAAGAAATTATGA
- the gpmA gene encoding 2,3-diphosphoglycerate-dependent phosphoglycerate mutase has translation MKRIVLLRHGQSTWNKENRFTGWTDVDLTQEGVAEAVRAGELLRDEGFTFGKAYTSYLKRAVKTLDCVLDKLDEAWIPVEKSWRLNEKHYGMLQGLNKSETAEKYGEEQVHVWRRSYDVAPDPLPEDDPRNPRFDVRYACVPDAELPRTESLEQTIARILPYWHCVVFPSLMRYDSLLVVAHGNSLRGVIKHLKGIPDDRIAALNLPTAVPYVFEFDDALRLVRDYYLGDPEEIRRRAEAVARQGSAR, from the coding sequence ATGAAACGAATCGTACTGCTCCGCCACGGGCAGAGCACCTGGAACAAGGAGAACCGGTTTACCGGCTGGACGGACGTCGACCTCACGCAAGAGGGTGTCGCCGAAGCCGTGCGGGCCGGAGAGCTGCTCCGCGACGAAGGCTTCACCTTCGGAAAAGCCTATACCTCCTACCTCAAACGGGCGGTCAAGACACTCGACTGCGTGCTGGACAAGCTGGACGAAGCGTGGATTCCGGTCGAAAAGTCATGGCGGCTCAACGAAAAACACTACGGAATGCTGCAAGGGCTCAACAAAAGCGAAACAGCCGAAAAATACGGCGAGGAGCAGGTACACGTCTGGCGACGGAGCTACGACGTGGCCCCCGACCCGCTGCCCGAGGACGACCCGCGCAACCCGCGTTTCGACGTGCGCTACGCCTGCGTTCCCGACGCCGAACTGCCGCGCACCGAATCGCTCGAACAGACGATCGCACGCATCCTGCCCTACTGGCACTGCGTCGTCTTCCCGTCGCTGATGCGGTACGACAGCCTGCTGGTCGTCGCACACGGCAATTCGCTGCGAGGCGTCATCAAGCATCTCAAAGGAATCCCCGACGACCGGATCGCCGCGCTCAACCTGCCGACGGCCGTACCCTACGTCTTCGAATTCGACGACGCGCTGCGTCTCGTACGCGACTACTATCTCGGCGACCCCGAAGAGATCCGCCGCCGAGCCGAGGCCGTCGCCCGACAGGGCAGCGCCCGCTGA
- a CDS encoding amidohydrolase: MTLFFRNCKVLPMTAAAGEPNCFDGYVGVEGRRIALVTADAAAAEAWRAAHAGAREIDGRGGILMPGLVNTHCHMAMTLQRSYADDMALMEWLNDHIWPFEARQTDDDIRVGALLGAAEMLLGGVTSVVDMYWSEAAVFDAVDRAGMRALLCASYLDTRLEAFESDLPALVEKCEGSSRIRAGLAPHAAYTCSAENLRRGMEACRRYGIPMTTHIAETLDEVRMIRERYGATPVEYLDSLGVLDGGLIAAHCVHLTDGDRRILRERGVHVAHCPTSNMKIASGVAPIERLRTEGVNCTVGTDGPSSNNDLDMWEEMRNASFLQKVTTMDPCAVPAYELLRMATVCGAAAIGHAGELGVVKEGALADLVLLSTQRPYYHPQHDVVANVAYCAKAADVDTVVVDGEVVVDGGRLSTVDLPSLYARAGAAVRRIAGEL, from the coding sequence ATGACACTGTTTTTCCGAAACTGCAAGGTGCTGCCGATGACGGCGGCAGCCGGCGAACCGAACTGTTTCGACGGGTACGTCGGCGTCGAGGGACGCCGCATCGCACTGGTGACGGCCGATGCGGCTGCGGCCGAAGCGTGGCGTGCGGCGCACGCCGGCGCGCGCGAGATCGACGGCCGGGGCGGAATCCTGATGCCCGGACTAGTGAATACCCATTGCCACATGGCCATGACGCTCCAACGAAGCTATGCCGACGATATGGCCCTCATGGAGTGGCTCAACGACCATATCTGGCCTTTCGAAGCGCGCCAGACCGACGACGACATCCGCGTGGGCGCACTGCTCGGCGCGGCCGAAATGCTGCTGGGCGGCGTGACGTCGGTCGTGGACATGTACTGGTCGGAGGCGGCGGTTTTCGATGCGGTCGATCGCGCGGGGATGCGGGCGCTGCTCTGTGCGAGCTACCTCGATACGCGGCTCGAAGCCTTCGAAAGCGACCTGCCCGCGCTCGTCGAGAAGTGCGAGGGATCGTCGCGCATCCGTGCGGGACTGGCGCCTCATGCCGCCTACACCTGTTCGGCGGAGAATCTGCGGCGCGGGATGGAGGCCTGCCGTCGTTACGGCATCCCGATGACGACGCACATCGCCGAGACGCTCGACGAGGTGCGCATGATCCGCGAGCGTTACGGCGCGACGCCCGTGGAGTATCTCGATTCGCTGGGAGTGCTCGACGGGGGGCTGATCGCCGCACACTGCGTGCACCTGACTGACGGGGATCGCCGCATCCTGCGCGAGCGGGGCGTACATGTGGCCCACTGTCCGACGAGCAACATGAAGATCGCGAGCGGCGTCGCGCCGATCGAACGGCTGCGCACCGAAGGGGTGAACTGTACGGTGGGCACCGACGGCCCCAGTTCGAACAACGATCTGGACATGTGGGAGGAGATGCGCAACGCTTCGTTCCTGCAAAAGGTGACGACGATGGATCCCTGTGCCGTGCCGGCCTACGAACTGCTCCGCATGGCGACGGTCTGCGGTGCGGCCGCCATCGGCCATGCCGGCGAGTTGGGCGTGGTGAAGGAGGGTGCGCTGGCCGATCTGGTATTGCTCTCGACGCAGAGGCCTTATTATCATCCGCAGCACGACGTCGTAGCCAACGTGGCCTATTGTGCCAAGGCGGCCGATGTCGATACGGTGGTGGTCGACGGCGAAGTGGTGGTCGACGGCGGCCGGCTGTCGACGGTCGATCTGCCGTCGCTCTATGCCCGGGCCGGGGCTGCCGTGCGGCGGATCGCCGGCGAGTTGTAG
- a CDS encoding TonB family protein — MQYYNPDNNSSRRWAWLAAGLYGALLAAAFLFVSVDASLPVRQADAILVEFEEPKVPDPPVPSRPAVVEPEHTQIDDEESFDQAKGSDEATRTVNPKALFKMAKDGPDEPEDTGNPKAPEGKANTASGTGSGLDAVSGNLDKGLEGRGLVGALPKPDYKANVTGKVIIDVTVDAAGRVTSAEFHAQGSTTSNATLVEAAKRAAMKARFTESASFVQGGMITYVFKMN, encoded by the coding sequence ATGCAGTACTACAACCCCGATAACAACTCTTCGCGCCGGTGGGCGTGGCTGGCGGCCGGCCTCTACGGCGCGCTGCTGGCCGCGGCGTTTCTGTTCGTATCGGTCGATGCGAGCCTGCCGGTACGGCAGGCCGATGCGATTCTGGTCGAGTTCGAGGAGCCGAAGGTCCCCGATCCGCCCGTTCCGTCCCGCCCGGCCGTCGTCGAACCGGAGCATACGCAGATCGACGACGAGGAGTCGTTCGATCAGGCCAAAGGTTCCGACGAGGCGACGCGGACGGTCAATCCCAAGGCACTCTTCAAGATGGCCAAGGACGGCCCCGACGAGCCCGAAGATACGGGCAATCCCAAAGCGCCGGAGGGGAAGGCGAACACGGCTTCCGGAACCGGTTCGGGGCTCGATGCGGTGAGCGGGAACCTCGACAAGGGGCTCGAAGGGCGCGGGCTGGTGGGGGCGCTCCCCAAACCCGACTACAAGGCCAACGTGACGGGCAAGGTGATTATCGACGTGACGGTCGACGCTGCGGGGCGCGTGACGAGCGCCGAGTTTCACGCGCAGGGATCGACGACGAGCAACGCCACGCTGGTGGAGGCTGCCAAACGTGCGGCGATGAAGGCCCGCTTTACCGAGAGCGCCAGCTTCGTGCAGGGCGGTATGATAACCTATGTATTCAAAATGAATTGA
- a CDS encoding ExbD/TolR family protein produces the protein MAIKHGSKVDKSYSSASMTDLMFLLLLFLLIATTLINPNALKLMLPKSANQLKDKAITTVSIQQAGSGYNYYVELEKVSGIDGVEQALRVRLDGKEDPTVSLHCDKTVAVDEVVKVMNIAKDRNYKLILATQP, from the coding sequence ATGGCTATTAAACACGGTTCGAAGGTAGACAAGTCCTACTCGTCGGCGTCGATGACCGACCTGATGTTCCTGCTGCTGCTGTTCCTGCTGATCGCCACGACGCTCATCAATCCCAACGCGTTGAAGCTAATGCTTCCCAAGAGCGCCAACCAGCTTAAAGACAAGGCGATCACCACGGTTTCGATCCAGCAGGCCGGCAGCGGGTACAACTATTATGTGGAGTTGGAGAAGGTCAGCGGGATCGACGGCGTGGAGCAGGCGCTGCGCGTGCGGCTCGACGGGAAGGAGGATCCGACCGTTTCGCTGCATTGCGACAAGACCGTTGCGGTGGACGAGGTGGTCAAGGTGATGAACATCGCCAAAGACCGCAACTACAAGTTGATTCTGGCCACGCAACCCTGA
- a CDS encoding MotA/TolQ/ExbB proton channel family protein, protein MITFLQAAEVAATEEARMGLWELFTKGGWLMWPLLILGGVTIFIFVERFLAIRKASTLDMNFMNRIRDFILDGKIAAAVDLCRKTDTPIARMIEKGIERLGRPMSDVQSAIENVANLEVSKLENGLPSLATIAGGAPMIGFLGTVLGMVQTFMDMSAAGGTVDMSLLAGGMYVAMVTTVAGLIVGIPAYFGYNYLVARIEKLVFQMEANSIAFMDILNQPVQK, encoded by the coding sequence ATGATTACATTTTTGCAGGCCGCCGAAGTCGCGGCCACCGAAGAGGCCCGAATGGGTTTGTGGGAGTTGTTTACCAAGGGAGGCTGGCTGATGTGGCCGCTGCTGATTCTGGGCGGCGTTACGATCTTCATCTTTGTGGAGCGATTTCTGGCGATCCGCAAGGCCTCGACGCTGGACATGAACTTCATGAACCGCATCCGCGATTTCATCCTCGACGGCAAGATCGCAGCTGCGGTGGATCTCTGCCGCAAGACCGACACGCCGATCGCCCGCATGATCGAGAAGGGCATCGAACGGCTGGGGCGTCCGATGAGCGACGTGCAGTCGGCCATCGAGAATGTGGCCAATCTCGAAGTGTCGAAACTCGAAAACGGACTGCCCTCGCTGGCGACGATCGCCGGCGGCGCGCCGATGATCGGTTTTCTGGGTACGGTGCTCGGTATGGTGCAGACCTTCATGGACATGTCGGCGGCGGGCGGTACGGTCGACATGTCGCTGCTGGCGGGCGGTATGTACGTGGCGATGGTGACGACGGTCGCCGGTCTGATCGTCGGCATTCCCGCCTATTTCGGCTACAACTACCTCGTGGCACGGATCGAGAAGCTGGTCTTCCAGATGGAGGCCAACTCGATCGCTTTCATGGATATTCTGAATCAACCCGTTCAAAAATAG